The DNA window GAGGCTCGCATCCGCGGCTACACGGCGGGCCGCTTCTCCTTCAACACCGCCGGCGGACGCTGCGAGGCCTGCGAAGGGCAGGGGATCAAGACCATCGAGATGAGCTTCCTGCCCGACGTCAAGGTGACGTGCGAAGCGTGCGGCGGCGCGCGCTTCAATCCCGAGACGCTGTCGGTCCGCTTCAAGGGACGCAGCGCCGGTGAAGTGCTGGCCATGAGCGTCGACGAGGCGGTGGAGTTCTTCGCCGCACACCGCTCGATCCACCACGCGCTGCGGCTCCTGCAGGACGTGGGTCTGGGCTACCTCACCCTCGGCCAGCAGAGTCCGACGCTCTCCGGCGGCGAAGCGCAGCGCATCAAGCTGGTGACCGAACTCGCGAAGGTGCGCACTGACGCGCACGAACCGCCGGCGCGCGCCCGGCGTTCGTCACCGCAGACGCTGTACGTTCTCGACGAGCCCACCGTCGGACTGCACATGGCAGATGTCGAGAAGCTCATCCGCGTGCTGCACCGCCTGGTCGACGCCGGCAACACGGTCGTGATCATCGAGCACAACCTCGACCTGATGGCGGAGGCGGACTGGATTCTCGATCTCGGTCCGGAAGGCGGCGACGGCGGCGGCGAGCTCGTCGCGCATGGCTCACCCGAAACCGTTGCGAAGCAGACCGGGCGTTCGCACACGGCGCGTGTACTGGCGGAGTTTCTCGGCGAACGGCGCGCGTGAGCGCGGCGGCGCATGCGATCAGCCGACGATCTTCAGATACGAGGCGAGTCCCATCGACAGCTTGCGCGCCTGCAGATACTGCCCGGCGTCCTCCTCGCCCTGGAACGCGCCCTTCACGAAGCGCGGATGCCCCTGCATGTCGACGCTGTCGCCGAGCACCGTCGAACCCAGATGCTCGCCGAACAGGTTGCGGTAGCCGGCCGCCATCATGGCGAGGCTTTCGCCGCGGTCCTCGACGCCGAGCATCTGCAGCACGCGATCGTGATAGCCGTAGACGTAACCCAGCGCGAACGGATCCTCGCGAATGGCGGAGGGCACGGCGCACGCCAGGCTGATCTGCAGCGCCAGAATGTTGCTGACCGCCTGGGTGGCAAAGTGGCGGCGGTCCGCGGTCCTGCGCAATGTCACCTGATTCATCGGGGGGCCTCCTTTCGGGGGTGCGTCTCATCCAGACTTCGGTGCACGGTCATGGCAATCGTTCCCGCGGGTTCCGGGCGCGTTCACGAAATGCCGGCGACCGTGCACACGTCGAATTGGCAACCGCCGTGCCAACGCCACGCCGAAGGTTGCGCACGGCATATGGTCGAACGAAAACCCCTGCGCGATCGTCGGCTTAGGGTCATGCTCTCGTCTCGATGCCGGCGCGCGGCGGCAACCGCACGCGAGTTCCGGGCGTCGCCAGCCAGCGACAGCGCGAGCGCGGCGTCCGGGGATTGCGGCGATTCGCACCCGACACCGTGCATCGCGGCGTATCGCGCAGGCGCGAACATTTCGGACGGTGCAGCATCAGAACACTCGTCAATCGACAGGGCCCACCGCATGAAGAATTCCCCGTTCACGCTGTTGAAATCCCACGCGAAGGACCTCGGCGGTTTCCAGGTCCGCCGGCTGTTGCCGGGACATCCGATCCGCATGGTCGGCCCCTTCATCTTCTTCGATCATATGGGGCCGGCGGTCTTTCCCGCGGGCGCCGGCGTCGATGTGCGACCGCATCCGCACATCGGTCTCGCCACCGTGACCTATCTCTTCGAGGGCGCGATGATGCACCGCGACAGCCTCGGCAGCGTGCAGCGCATCACGCCGGGGGACGTCAACTGGATGACCGCCGGTCGCGGCATCGTGCATTCGGAACGCTCGCCCGACGACGAGCGCGCCGCTGGAGCGCGTCTCCACGGCATCCAGACCTGGGTCGCCCTGCCCAGAGCGCATGAGGACACGGAGCCCGCGTTCAGTCATCACGCGAAGGACACGCTGCCCGTGATCGAACGGCCCGGCGTGCACATCCGACTCATCGCCGGCAGCGCGTTCGGCAAGCGCGCGCCGGTGGCGACCTTCGGCGAGATGCTCTATCTCGCCATCGACTTGACCGCGGGGGCGACGCTCGCACTGCCGCCCGAGCACGAGGAGCGGGGCGTCTACGTGGTGGAAGGAGACGTGCGCGTGGCGGGACGCCCTCTCGCGGCGCTCCACCTCGGCGTGCTCGCCGGCGGCGAGGCCGTGGAGATCGCCGCCGTGAGCAAAGCGCGCCTCATCGTCCTCGGGGGTGAGAAAATGGATGGCGAGCGCATCATCTGGTGGAACTTCGTCGCAAGCACAACGGGACGTATCGAAGCGGCGAAGCTCAGATGGGCTCGACAGGAGTTTCACCCCGTCCCGGGCGAAACCGAATTCATCCCCCTGCCTGCGTGAGCACCATGCGCGAACCGACACCCCAGCCGATTCATCTCGAAGACTACGCACCCCCGCCGTTTCTGATCGACAGCGTCGACCTCGACTTCGACATCCATGTCGCCTACACCGAAGTGCGCGCGCGGCTGACGACGCGCCGCAACAGCACTGCCGATCCTGCCGCGCCGCTCAGGCTCGACGGCGAAGCGCTGTCGCTGCAGTCGATCACCATTGACGGGCGGCCGCTCTCCGCGAGCGAATACGAGGTTGCCGACCGGCAACTCACCATCGCCCGCGTTCCGTCCGCCTTCACGCTGGAGACCGTCGTGCGCATCCACCCGCGCGAGAACACGACGCTGATGGGCCTTTTCGCCTCCAAGGACGGACTCTTCACGCAGTGCGAGGCCGAGGGCTTCCGGCGCATGACGTACATGATCGACCGCCCCGACGTGATGTCGCGCTATACGACGACGATCCGCGCGGATCAGGCGCGCTACCCGGTCCTGCTCTCGAACGGCAACCTCGTCGGCGCAGGCGTCGAGGGGGCTGGCGCGACGGACGATCGCAGTGGCGTCAATCTGCTGCGGGGTGCGCGCGGCACGCGGCACTGGGCGAAGTGGCAGGATCCCTTTCCGAAGCCTTCGTACCTCTTCGCGCTGGTCGCCGCGAATCTCGATCGGCTGGACGACGAGTTCGTCACGCGATCGGGACGGACCGTGGCGCTCTCGATCTACGTCGAGCCCGGCAAGCTGGACCAGTGCGCCTTCGCGATGCAGGCGCTCAGGAAGAGCATGAAATGGGACGAGGACGTGTTCGGTCTGGAAATGGACCTTGACCGCTACATGATCGTCGCCGTCGGCGACTTCAACATGGGCGCGATGGAGAACAAGGGCCTCAACATCTTCAACACGAAGTATGTGCTGGCCCGCGCCGACACTGCGACCGACGGCGATTTCCTGAACATCGACCGCGTCGTGGCGCACGAGTACTTCCACAACTGGACCGGCAACCGCGTCACCTGCCGCGACTGGTTCCAGCTGTCCCTGAAGGAAGGTCTCACCGTCTTTCGCGACCAGGAGTTCGGCGCCGACATGTATTCGCGCCCCGTGCAGCGCATCCAGGAGGTGCGCGCGCTGCGCGCTGCGCAGTTTCCCGAGGACGCCGGACCGATGGCGCACCCGGTGCGACCGCAGTCGTACCTGGAGATCTCCAACTTCTACACGGCCACCGTGTACGAGAAGGGGGCGGAAGTGGTGCGCATGATCCACACGCTGCTCGGCGCGGCAGCGTTCCGCCGCGGCATGGACCTCTACTTCGCACGTCACGACGGGCAGGCGGTGACCACCGACGACTTCGTCGCGGCGATGGCCGATGCCTCGGGCATCGATCTCACGCGCTTCAAGCGCTGGTACGACCAGGCGGGAACGCCGGTGGTCGCGTCTCAGGGACAGTACGATCCGGCCACGCGCACCTATACCCTCACGCTACGTCAATACACTCCGCCCACGCCCGGGCAGACGGAGAAGCTGCCGCTGCACATTCCCTTCGCCTTCGCCCTGATCGGCCCGGACGGGCGCGAGCTGCCGCTGCAGCTGGCGGATGAATCCGCCGCAGGCGACAGCGCGCGCGTGCTTTCGCTCACCGAGGCGCAGCAACGCTTCGTGTTCGTGAATGTCCCTGCGCATCCCGTGCCGTCGCTCCTGCGCAACTTCTCGGCGCCGGTCGTCCTCGAGCACGACTACAGCGATGCCCAGCTCGCGCACCTGATGGCACACGACAGCGACGCGTTCAACCGCTGGGAGGCGGGGCAGCGGCTCGCCACGCAGATCCTGCTGCGCGGCGTCGACGCGGCGATCCAGGGTGCGCCGCTCGACGCGCCCGAGGCATTCATTGCGGCCGTCGCCCGCGTGCTTGCGGACGGCGAGCGTGACCCGGCGTTCGCGGCGGAAGCGCTGGCGCTGCCGAGCGAAGCGTATCTGGCGGAACAGATGAGCCTGGCGGAACCGGAGGTGCTGCACGCCGTGCGCGTCGAGCTGCGCCGCCGTATCGCCGTGTCGCTGCGCGATTCGATGC is part of the Betaproteobacteria bacterium genome and encodes:
- the pepN gene encoding aminopeptidase N; its protein translation is MREPTPQPIHLEDYAPPPFLIDSVDLDFDIHVAYTEVRARLTTRRNSTADPAAPLRLDGEALSLQSITIDGRPLSASEYEVADRQLTIARVPSAFTLETVVRIHPRENTTLMGLFASKDGLFTQCEAEGFRRMTYMIDRPDVMSRYTTTIRADQARYPVLLSNGNLVGAGVEGAGATDDRSGVNLLRGARGTRHWAKWQDPFPKPSYLFALVAANLDRLDDEFVTRSGRTVALSIYVEPGKLDQCAFAMQALRKSMKWDEDVFGLEMDLDRYMIVAVGDFNMGAMENKGLNIFNTKYVLARADTATDGDFLNIDRVVAHEYFHNWTGNRVTCRDWFQLSLKEGLTVFRDQEFGADMYSRPVQRIQEVRALRAAQFPEDAGPMAHPVRPQSYLEISNFYTATVYEKGAEVVRMIHTLLGAAAFRRGMDLYFARHDGQAVTTDDFVAAMADASGIDLTRFKRWYDQAGTPVVASQGQYDPATRTYTLTLRQYTPPTPGQTEKLPLHIPFAFALIGPDGRELPLQLADESAAGDSARVLSLTEAQQRFVFVNVPAHPVPSLLRNFSAPVVLEHDYSDAQLAHLMAHDSDAFNRWEAGQRLATQILLRGVDAAIQGAPLDAPEAFIAAVARVLADGERDPAFAAEALALPSEAYLAEQMSLAEPEVLHAVRVELRRRIAVSLRDSMLRTYHAQTAAGPFSPDAQSAGRRALRNACLGYLMELDEPELRALAMRQFEAADNMTDAMAALSALANTDCAERAVALQAFYERWQDEPLVVDKWLAVQAASRLPDTLAAVERLTRHEAFDLRNPNKVYALIRCFAANYVRFNAADGRGYAFLADQVIALDALNPQVAARLARGFDRWKKFDAARQTHARHALERIRDVPTLSRDVLEVVSKALA
- a CDS encoding pirin family protein, whose amino-acid sequence is MKNSPFTLLKSHAKDLGGFQVRRLLPGHPIRMVGPFIFFDHMGPAVFPAGAGVDVRPHPHIGLATVTYLFEGAMMHRDSLGSVQRITPGDVNWMTAGRGIVHSERSPDDERAAGARLHGIQTWVALPRAHEDTEPAFSHHAKDTLPVIERPGVHIRLIAGSAFGKRAPVATFGEMLYLAIDLTAGATLALPPEHEERGVYVVEGDVRVAGRPLAALHLGVLAGGEAVEIAAVSKARLIVLGGEKMDGERIIWWNFVASTTGRIEAAKLRWARQEFHPVPGETEFIPLPA